One genomic window of Psychrobacter cibarius includes the following:
- the gyrA gene encoding DNA gyrase subunit A, protein MSESVSPIGIVEELKQSYLDYAMSVIVSRALPDVRDGFKPVHRRVMYAMHVLSNDYNKPYKKSARVVGDVIGKYHPHGDSAVYDAIVRMAQDFSLRYPMVDGQGNFGSIDDDPPAAMRYTEVRMTKLTHQMLADLDKDTVDWEDNYDGSERMPSVMPARVPNLLINGATGIAVGMATNMAPHNLTEVINACLAYAENPQVSAEELMSHISGPDFPTGGIIYGRAGILDAYRTGKGRLHIRGRYHIEAMSDTGVNRDRERIVFTEVPYQSNKAKMIERIAELVRDKKIEGISEIRDESDKDGMRIAIDLRRGETAEVIVNNLFLQTPLESSFSINMVALDNGQPKLLTLRQLIAAFVRHRQEVVTRRTIYELNKARVRGHLLEGLTVALANIDEIIATIKASANRGLARESLLNNTWGSGSVVAMLTAAGSQSVRPDYIEGEDPKAPFGLIEGEERYRLSLEQVNAILDMQLHRLTGLEQDKLTEEYQDLLREIAHLESILGDFDKLMTIISNEMIEIRDNFGDERRTDIIDSRTDFNREDLIPEQTVVMTVSRTGYAKTQPIDDYVAQKRGGKGKSATAMKEDDVIDHLVVTSTHATVLCFTDSGRVFSLRGFEVPIASRGARGRPLVNLIGLNPDETVTTILPIPKIVEELSVKGDALTDDLIDGDDDLLDDSTQAEPPFVFFATANGTVKRVELKQFANIRSNGLIAVGLEEGDKLVSARITNGSQEVMLFASSGKAIRFDENDARAMGRTAKGVRGMRLSAEEFIKSLVVIEDDVREILIACENGFGKRTFIDEFNTQNRGGGGVIAIKTSERNGALVRATKVDPEDDIILISDKGTLVRTPVEHVASSGRNTQGVTLIRLSKDEKLVAMARVEHEESDDELVDAMREDGTFDVEGQEQIDIDAATGNTATNDVMDIATDNELDVDSTDGENADDE, encoded by the coding sequence ATGAGCGAATCGGTCAGTCCTATTGGCATCGTAGAGGAACTAAAGCAATCCTATCTGGATTATGCGATGAGCGTGATTGTCTCGCGTGCGCTGCCTGATGTGCGTGATGGGTTCAAACCTGTACACCGCCGTGTGATGTACGCCATGCACGTGCTATCTAACGACTATAATAAGCCATATAAGAAGTCTGCACGTGTCGTCGGCGATGTCATTGGTAAATATCACCCACATGGCGATAGTGCGGTCTATGATGCCATTGTGCGGATGGCGCAGGATTTTAGTTTGCGTTATCCGATGGTTGACGGTCAAGGTAACTTTGGTTCGATCGATGATGATCCTCCGGCTGCCATGCGTTATACCGAAGTACGTATGACCAAGCTGACGCATCAGATGCTTGCTGATTTAGACAAAGACACCGTTGATTGGGAAGACAACTACGATGGTTCTGAGCGTATGCCTAGCGTCATGCCAGCGCGTGTTCCAAACTTACTCATTAATGGTGCGACTGGTATTGCTGTTGGTATGGCGACTAATATGGCGCCGCACAACCTGACAGAAGTGATTAATGCTTGTTTGGCTTATGCCGAAAACCCACAAGTATCAGCTGAAGAGTTGATGTCACACATCTCAGGTCCTGACTTTCCTACAGGCGGTATCATTTATGGTCGCGCTGGTATTTTAGATGCTTATCGCACGGGTAAAGGTCGTTTGCACATCCGTGGTCGCTATCATATTGAAGCCATGAGTGATACGGGTGTCAACCGCGATCGTGAGCGTATTGTCTTTACCGAAGTACCTTATCAATCTAATAAAGCCAAAATGATTGAGCGTATCGCAGAGCTGGTACGTGATAAAAAGATTGAAGGTATTAGCGAGATTCGTGACGAGTCTGACAAAGATGGTATGCGTATCGCCATTGATTTGCGTCGCGGCGAGACTGCTGAAGTCATCGTTAATAACTTGTTCTTGCAAACGCCGCTCGAATCAAGCTTTAGTATCAATATGGTGGCGCTCGATAATGGTCAGCCTAAGCTACTAACTTTGCGTCAGCTGATTGCCGCCTTTGTACGTCATCGCCAAGAAGTGGTGACACGCCGTACGATTTATGAGCTGAACAAAGCGCGCGTACGTGGTCATTTGCTCGAAGGTTTGACCGTTGCATTAGCCAATATCGACGAGATTATTGCAACGATTAAAGCCTCTGCAAACCGCGGTTTGGCACGTGAAAGCCTATTAAATAATACGTGGGGTTCAGGTAGCGTGGTGGCGATGCTTACTGCTGCTGGTAGTCAATCTGTGCGTCCTGACTATATCGAAGGCGAAGATCCTAAAGCACCATTTGGCTTGATTGAGGGCGAAGAACGTTATCGCTTATCACTTGAGCAGGTCAACGCGATTTTAGATATGCAGTTGCATCGTCTAACGGGTCTTGAGCAAGACAAATTGACCGAAGAATACCAAGATTTGCTACGTGAAATCGCTCATTTAGAGTCTATTCTTGGTGATTTTGATAAGCTAATGACCATTATCTCCAATGAGATGATTGAGATTCGTGATAACTTTGGTGATGAGCGCCGTACCGATATTATTGACTCACGTACTGACTTTAACCGTGAAGATTTGATTCCTGAACAGACGGTTGTCATGACGGTCTCGCGTACTGGTTATGCAAAAACTCAGCCGATTGACGATTATGTCGCGCAAAAACGTGGCGGTAAAGGTAAGTCTGCAACCGCAATGAAAGAAGATGATGTGATTGATCATTTGGTTGTGACTTCAACGCACGCTACCGTATTGTGCTTCACGGATAGCGGTCGTGTCTTTAGCTTACGTGGTTTTGAAGTGCCGATTGCCAGTCGAGGTGCTCGCGGTCGTCCATTAGTGAATTTAATTGGCTTAAATCCTGATGAAACCGTCACTACGATACTACCGATTCCAAAAATAGTGGAAGAGCTATCGGTAAAAGGTGACGCATTAACAGATGATCTAATAGATGGGGATGATGATCTATTAGACGACAGCACGCAAGCAGAGCCACCTTTTGTGTTCTTTGCAACCGCCAATGGTACGGTGAAGCGGGTAGAGCTTAAGCAGTTTGCCAATATTCGCTCGAACGGTCTTATTGCAGTTGGGCTAGAAGAAGGCGATAAGCTGGTCAGCGCTCGTATTACTAATGGTAGCCAAGAAGTGATGTTATTTGCTTCAAGTGGTAAAGCCATTCGTTTTGATGAGAATGATGCTCGTGCGATGGGCCGTACTGCGAAAGGCGTCCGTGGTATGCGTCTGTCTGCTGAAGAATTTATCAAATCATTGGTAGTTATTGAAGATGATGTACGCGAAATCTTAATCGCTTGTGAAAACGGCTTTGGTAAACGTACATTCATTGATGAGTTCAATACGCAAAATCGTGGTGGTGGTGGTGTTATCGCTATCAAGACCAGTGAACGTAATGGTGCGCTAGTTCGTGCCACTAAGGTTGATCCTGAAGATGACATTATCCTAATCTCAGACAAAGGCACGTTAGTTCGTACACCAGTTGAGCATGTGGCCAGTTCTGGTCGTAATACGCAAGGTGTCACGCTGATTCGTCTATCAAAAGATGAGAAACTGGTTGCCATGGCGCGTGTCGAGCATGAAGAAAGCGATGATGAGCTGGTCGATGCTATGAGAGAAGACGGTACATTTGATGTAGAAGGTCAAGAGCAGATAGACATCGATGCGGCGACTGGCAACACAGCAACGAATGACGTTATGGATATTGCTACTGACAATGAATTAGATGTTGATAGTACAGACGGTGAAAACGCAGACGACGAATAA